The following are from one region of the Acidobacteriota bacterium genome:
- a CDS encoding NAD(P)-binding domain-containing protein, with product MATKSRFIIKRRDKSVDDILLESEGLTIGRLTGNDLALNNRAVSRTHAGIREFNGEYWIFNLSESNGTVLNGWLVDKTPLLDGDVIQIGPYSLLANYAQGALSLTVQIDTEIHPVEGGATRMLFEEDLGKTVMVQIPAGVKKQAVAPGGTERFQLGTGLFSAVPPALDQQALNVFWDKRKREAGKIAPQSLLHPRTNKKVGKAQFNWRPSLDLRRIWRKSYFYWGAGVVALLSIIAVIIYENAYSPGPVSLAHTSSQMSARAIALKPNENSCSNCHGVSEGMQDKCVTCHTTPANQTAPAFLPVVFDKHARENIGCTGCHVEHRGASSDFGLKSNQLCSNCHNGSYTIKTGDKTGQALPVAHGGTVGYPVTNGKWAKMLDADQLRVRDLPDTWAGPTFDSNRQFHSIHQLGRMNNRMSCKDCHTSGVRGEASFRDSPKAECAKCHDLVAGATGTQRVQANCYTCHRQHGRSEDLLQLVAEAKDDRRIKEYFNKIDSGKDEVGKRLATASENLFSGVGGADQIRQDKDTLSATVLSSFGGLPWYGWVGLVGILPIAGLAVMAVGTVRRKYSLQNVKADAAPNENEVARALTGVLDLEKLKAEEAPYPHPVINQATCIGCHACVEACPHDVLAIVNGVSTPINPDQCMEDTSCQVECPTNPKSCVVINTKKKIPERKVPKRDQRFKTNVEGIYLIGDVSGVPLIKNAINEGGTVIDSIAEDIKKEGANGKAEYDVAVVGIGPAGLSAAVIAKQRGLKYIAIEQDKIVATIQQVYPAGKYVFFKPDTVETKGGIPLPGPGDSKENMLKGWLGAMMSNGVVINEEESCKDIKPEDGVFTLTTEKGKAKEKATYKARKIIIAIGNRGTPMKLRVPGEDLKVMMTPPPIIPKFCPGCGSGRKGAQQFCVVCGAPYPVKNQPAYETGKVQFKLSDPDDYVNKKCIIVGAGNSSIESAVDLAGLKRDGEKITFTRNNDVTLVVRSDFKGDLKLGNKMNVYDCIDAGKIKVFFRTEIKEITQNEVVLMDVRSKEEKARLANDFVFALIGGEKPTKFLEGLGIKVG from the coding sequence ATGGCTACTAAGAGTCGTTTCATCATAAAGCGAAGAGACAAGTCGGTCGACGACATCCTCCTCGAAAGTGAAGGGCTGACCATCGGCCGGCTTACCGGCAATGACCTGGCGCTCAATAACCGCGCGGTCTCTCGCACCCACGCCGGGATAAGAGAGTTCAACGGCGAGTACTGGATCTTCAATCTGTCTGAATCAAACGGCACCGTGCTCAACGGCTGGCTCGTGGACAAGACGCCGCTGTTGGACGGCGATGTTATTCAGATAGGTCCGTACTCTCTGCTGGCCAATTACGCTCAGGGGGCGTTGTCGCTCACTGTCCAGATAGATACCGAAATCCATCCGGTCGAGGGCGGCGCGACCCGCATGCTGTTTGAAGAGGATCTGGGCAAGACGGTGATGGTTCAGATTCCCGCGGGCGTCAAGAAGCAGGCGGTTGCGCCCGGCGGCACCGAGAGATTTCAATTGGGAACGGGCCTGTTCAGCGCGGTGCCACCCGCGCTTGATCAGCAGGCGCTCAACGTTTTCTGGGACAAGCGAAAAAGAGAGGCGGGAAAGATTGCTCCGCAAAGCCTGCTTCATCCGAGAACCAACAAGAAAGTCGGCAAAGCGCAATTCAACTGGCGTCCCTCCCTCGATCTGCGGCGAATCTGGCGCAAGTCATATTTTTACTGGGGCGCCGGCGTTGTCGCGCTGCTCTCTATCATCGCAGTGATTATCTACGAGAACGCTTATTCGCCGGGCCCGGTCTCGTTGGCTCATACCTCGTCGCAGATGTCTGCCCGCGCGATTGCCCTAAAGCCAAATGAAAACTCCTGCTCGAATTGTCATGGCGTGAGCGAAGGCATGCAGGACAAGTGCGTCACTTGTCATACGACGCCGGCAAATCAAACGGCGCCGGCATTCCTACCCGTCGTCTTCGACAAGCACGCTCGCGAAAACATCGGCTGCACGGGTTGCCATGTCGAGCACAGAGGCGCGAGCTCCGACTTTGGACTCAAGAGCAACCAGCTTTGCTCGAACTGCCATAACGGGAGCTACACCATCAAGACCGGCGACAAGACGGGACAGGCCTTGCCCGTCGCACACGGCGGCACGGTAGGCTATCCGGTGACCAACGGCAAGTGGGCTAAAATGCTGGATGCCGATCAACTTCGGGTGAGGGACCTCCCCGACACATGGGCGGGGCCAACCTTTGATTCAAATCGCCAGTTCCACTCCATTCATCAACTCGGCCGGATGAACAACCGGATGAGCTGCAAAGACTGCCACACCTCAGGGGTGCGCGGTGAAGCGAGCTTCCGCGACTCGCCGAAGGCCGAGTGCGCTAAGTGCCACGACCTCGTCGCCGGCGCGACAGGCACGCAACGCGTCCAGGCGAATTGCTACACGTGCCATCGGCAGCACGGACGCAGCGAAGACCTGTTGCAGCTTGTGGCTGAGGCAAAAGACGATCGGAGGATCAAAGAATACTTCAACAAAATCGATAGCGGCAAAGATGAAGTCGGCAAGCGATTGGCGACGGCCAGCGAGAATCTGTTTTCGGGTGTTGGCGGCGCAGACCAGATCCGCCAGGACAAAGACACTCTGAGCGCGACCGTGCTTTCATCCTTCGGCGGGTTGCCGTGGTATGGTTGGGTCGGACTGGTCGGAATCCTGCCGATTGCGGGTCTCGCGGTGATGGCGGTTGGAACCGTGCGCCGCAAATACTCCTTGCAGAATGTAAAAGCGGACGCCGCGCCGAACGAGAACGAGGTAGCAAGAGCGCTCACAGGCGTGCTCGATCTGGAGAAGCTGAAAGCCGAGGAGGCTCCGTATCCGCATCCGGTCATAAACCAGGCGACCTGCATAGGCTGTCACGCTTGCGTGGAAGCCTGTCCGCACGACGTGCTTGCGATAGTCAACGGCGTCTCAACGCCCATCAATCCCGATCAGTGCATGGAAGACACCAGTTGCCAGGTCGAGTGCCCCACTAATCCGAAGTCGTGCGTCGTCATCAACACCAAGAAGAAAATCCCAGAGAGAAAAGTCCCGAAGCGAGACCAGCGATTCAAGACCAATGTCGAAGGTATCTACCTGATCGGAGATGTGTCCGGCGTTCCTCTGATCAAGAACGCGATCAACGAGGGCGGCACGGTCATCGATTCCATTGCCGAAGACATCAAGAAAGAAGGCGCCAACGGCAAAGCTGAGTACGATGTCGCGGTCGTCGGCATCGGACCGGCGGGGTTGTCGGCTGCGGTTATTGCCAAACAACGCGGTTTGAAATACATCGCCATCGAGCAAGACAAGATAGTGGCCACCATCCAACAGGTCTATCCCGCGGGCAAGTATGTTTTCTTCAAACCCGACACAGTTGAGACGAAAGGCGGCATCCCGCTCCCGGGCCCCGGCGACTCGAAAGAGAACATGCTCAAGGGCTGGCTCGGTGCGATGATGTCGAACGGCGTCGTCATCAACGAAGAGGAAAGCTGCAAAGACATAAAACCGGAAGACGGGGTCTTCACCCTCACAACCGAGAAGGGAAAAGCCAAAGAGAAAGCCACCTACAAGGCTCGCAAGATCATCATCGCGATCGGCAATCGCGGCACGCCAATGAAGCTTCGAGTGCCGGGCGAGGACCTCAAGGTGATGATGACGCCGCCGCCCATAATCCCAAAGTTCTGCCCGGGCTGCGGGTCGGGCCGCAAAGGCGCGCAGCAGTTCTGCGTCGTGTGCGGCGCGCCGTATCCGGTCAAGAATCAGCCCGCTTACGAAACGGGCAAAGTTCAATTCAAGCTCTCCGACCCCGATGACTACGTAAACAAGAAATGCATAATCGTGGGGGCAGGGAATTCGTCCATAGAATCCGCGGTTGATCTGGCCGGACTCAAGCGCGACGGCGAAAAAATCACTTTCACCCGCAACAACGATGTGACCCTGGTCGTCCGCAGCGATTTCAAGGGGGACCTCAAGCTTGGCAACAAGATGAACGTCTACGACTGCATTGACGCCGGGAAGATCAAGGTCTTCTTCCGAACCGAGATCAAAGAAATCACACAAAACGAAGTCGTGCTTATGGATGTGCGAAGCAAGGAAGAGAAAGCGCGGCTCGCCAACGATTTTGTGTTTGCGCTGATTGGCGGCGAGAAGCCGACGAAGTTTTTAGAGGGGTTGGGGATCAAAGTAGGATGA
- a CDS encoding 3',5'-cyclic-nucleotide phosphodiesterase: MRIRLLPSSAGRQSQLQCLTSFIIDERVAIDAGSIGFAFSPGEIGTVRHIIVTHSHSDHTASLPIYVAEAFNVLNDPIIIYGSIEVITVLRQHVFNDHVWPDFEKIQLNNGSGPTVEFRELEARQTLNIAGIDVTPIPVNHLVPTFGLLAQNEVAAVLFTSDTYSTDEIWEVAREAVHLKAVFVDVSFPNEMGELAAASKHLTPELLAVELKKLKREVEVYAVHIKPTNREEVIKQIAALDNPRVSVGEIDRVYEW, encoded by the coding sequence GTGAGAATCAGACTTCTGCCGAGCAGCGCCGGACGCCAGTCGCAACTCCAGTGTTTGACCTCATTCATCATCGACGAACGAGTGGCGATTGACGCGGGCAGCATAGGGTTCGCGTTCTCTCCGGGTGAGATCGGCACCGTCCGCCATATCATCGTCACCCACTCGCACAGCGATCACACCGCTTCCTTGCCGATATACGTAGCCGAAGCATTCAATGTGCTCAACGATCCAATCATCATCTACGGCAGTATTGAAGTGATAACAGTGCTCAGGCAACACGTCTTCAACGATCACGTGTGGCCGGACTTCGAAAAGATTCAGCTCAACAACGGCAGCGGACCCACGGTTGAATTTCGCGAGCTCGAGGCGAGACAGACATTGAACATCGCCGGCATTGACGTGACGCCGATTCCGGTCAATCACCTCGTACCGACTTTCGGGTTGCTGGCGCAGAACGAAGTGGCAGCCGTGCTGTTCACTTCCGACACCTATAGCACCGACGAAATTTGGGAGGTGGCGCGGGAGGCTGTGCACTTGAAAGCAGTCTTTGTCGACGTTTCGTTTCCGAATGAGATGGGCGAGCTGGCTGCGGCGTCGAAGCACCTTACGCCGGAGTTGTTGGCCGTTGAGTTGAAGAAGCTCAAGCGCGAGGTTGAGGTTTATGCGGTCCACATCAAGCCGACGAACCGTGAAGAGGTGATAAAGCAAATCGCTGCGCTCGACAATCCAAGGGTTTCGGTCGGCGAAATTGACCGCGTTTATGAGTGGTAA
- a CDS encoding adenylate/guanylate cyclase domain-containing protein: MPAKIVIKNSESGHSFEFDLTRDETQIGRSADNNDVVLEESQVSRQHAVIKRNRQAFTLVDLNSANGTFMNGQRVKEHLLRNGDSFSISKFTVEFKDAAESPSVRYSSREIEGTMVMRTPSEIMSVIPRMDKSAISQADPGAKSVLGYVEVLRKKAETLARIYELNQMLGSDFSQEDIFRKVSEMVFRLTPADRFLVLLKDSDSGELSTVAAEFRNPGSAQAGAQVTISKTVVDRVITERISVLSFDTLSDQRFVEAKSIVMQNISSVMCAPLLRKNDVLGVIYVDCQETMKLLREDDLDLLNAVAAETSIAVDNALTHKRLVREELARAKYRRFMPPHVVDEILKSPNTLLLGGTNSCITALFSDIRGFTSMSEKLKPQVVVQILNEYFADMTPIVFDHQGLLDKFMGDGLMALFGVPYACDAAASNAVAAAIAMQRRMTMVNDDLRALGLSEIAIGIGVNTGTATVGYIGSRDRTDYTAIGDAVNLAARLEKRAGAGQIIISRFTFEAIGDGFAVKPCDQIMVKGKQEPVQIYEVLWQEASESPG, from the coding sequence ATGCCTGCAAAGATTGTCATTAAGAATTCCGAATCTGGGCACTCGTTTGAGTTCGATCTCACGCGAGATGAGACCCAAATTGGGCGCTCTGCCGATAACAACGACGTCGTGCTTGAGGAGAGCCAGGTCTCGCGTCAGCACGCAGTAATCAAACGGAACCGCCAGGCTTTTACGCTCGTCGATCTGAACAGCGCTAACGGCACGTTCATGAACGGGCAGCGCGTTAAAGAGCACCTGCTGCGAAACGGCGACTCGTTTTCGATAAGCAAGTTCACGGTCGAATTCAAAGATGCTGCGGAGTCGCCTTCGGTCAGGTACTCGAGCCGCGAGATCGAAGGTACGATGGTGATGCGAACCCCTAGCGAAATAATGTCGGTCATCCCGCGGATGGACAAGTCGGCGATATCTCAGGCTGACCCGGGTGCGAAATCCGTTTTGGGTTACGTCGAGGTGCTGAGGAAGAAGGCCGAGACGCTGGCGCGCATTTACGAGCTGAACCAGATGCTCGGGTCGGACTTCTCTCAGGAGGACATATTCAGGAAGGTCAGCGAGATGGTCTTTCGCTTGACACCGGCGGATCGCTTCCTGGTGTTGCTGAAGGATTCGGATAGCGGCGAGCTATCGACCGTCGCCGCCGAGTTCCGCAACCCCGGCAGTGCGCAGGCGGGCGCCCAGGTCACCATCAGCAAGACGGTCGTGGATCGTGTGATCACCGAGCGGATTTCGGTGCTGTCGTTCGACACGCTCTCGGACCAGCGCTTCGTGGAGGCCAAGTCAATCGTGATGCAAAACATCTCTTCGGTGATGTGCGCACCGCTGCTCAGAAAGAACGATGTACTGGGAGTCATTTATGTTGATTGCCAGGAGACGATGAAACTGCTCAGAGAAGACGACCTCGATCTGTTGAATGCGGTGGCGGCTGAGACGTCTATCGCCGTGGACAACGCTCTGACTCACAAGCGGCTGGTTCGCGAAGAACTCGCGCGCGCGAAGTACCGCCGCTTCATGCCGCCTCACGTCGTCGACGAGATTCTTAAGAGCCCCAACACGCTTCTCCTCGGCGGGACAAACAGCTGCATAACGGCGCTGTTTTCCGACATTCGCGGCTTCACCTCTATGTCCGAGAAGTTGAAGCCTCAGGTCGTGGTTCAGATCCTCAACGAGTATTTCGCGGACATGACCCCCATTGTTTTCGACCACCAGGGACTGCTGGACAAGTTCATGGGAGACGGGTTGATGGCGCTGTTCGGAGTCCCATACGCCTGTGACGCTGCGGCGTCGAATGCCGTGGCTGCGGCGATTGCGATGCAGCGCCGGATGACTATGGTGAATGACGACCTGAGAGCGTTGGGGCTGTCGGAGATCGCCATCGGAATCGGTGTCAACACGGGAACCGCGACGGTCGGCTACATCGGATCCAGGGATCGAACTGACTATACAGCGATCGGCGACGCCGTGAACCTCGCCGCTCGGCTTGAGAAACGAGCAGGCGCCGGGCAAATAATAATTAGCCGCTTCACGTTTGAAGCGATAGGCGACGGATTTGCGGTGAAACCGTGCGATCAGATAATGGTCAAGGGTAAGCAGGAACCCGTTCAAATATACGAGGTGCTCTGGCAAGAAGCTAGCGAGTCGCCGGGTTAG
- a CDS encoding mechanosensitive ion channel family protein, translating to MKRITLPLTISLLLLLVYAAIEWLRPGLISPNVSIYLLTAMLAVLSMALVRAIGVVLFDVVFKRRSGRDAPQLLRVLLSVVLYLVFFLLIYRLVWKPEGGGLGFVAGSTIFSVIIGLALQDTLGNFFAGLSIHIEQPFHVLDAIRIQDMLGRVEALTWRTTTIRTNDNTTIIFPNSKVAREPLEVFRFNNLNRRILRVPAPYRIPPQKVIRLIRETVASIPNVASERTPVVRMGDFGDSSIVYEILYWVKDYLWIHDIDAAIRQHMWYIYRRNDIEIPFPIRHVLLEQQEPLVTPQEDAYDKVIGSVEIFAPLSAEEKEAVARSAIKAVYAPGELILRRGAPGDSMFVIYRGNVEVRLPSGDGHAQQVAELKPGNFFGEMALLTGEPRNADVIAVNEVETLEITKGILQRLLDDNAALAEGLSLMIAERQTRLDEYARAVPEQEKHVQRNAILRRIQRFFGLS from the coding sequence ATGAAGCGAATAACCCTTCCGCTTACCATTAGCCTGCTGCTACTTCTCGTATACGCCGCTATCGAGTGGCTAAGGCCCGGCCTGATCAGCCCGAACGTCTCGATATACCTGCTCACTGCTATGCTTGCCGTGTTGAGCATGGCGCTCGTACGGGCGATCGGGGTCGTGCTGTTCGACGTCGTCTTTAAGCGGCGCAGCGGCCGCGATGCGCCTCAACTGTTGCGCGTCCTTCTATCAGTGGTGCTTTATTTGGTCTTCTTTCTGCTGATCTACAGATTGGTCTGGAAACCGGAAGGCGGCGGATTGGGGTTCGTCGCGGGGTCTACTATTTTCTCGGTCATCATCGGACTTGCGCTTCAGGACACGCTGGGGAACTTTTTTGCCGGGCTGTCGATACACATCGAACAGCCGTTTCACGTCCTCGACGCTATTCGAATCCAGGACATGCTCGGGCGAGTCGAAGCGCTCACCTGGCGCACTACTACCATCCGAACCAACGACAACACGACAATCATTTTCCCCAACAGCAAAGTTGCGCGCGAGCCGCTGGAGGTTTTCCGCTTCAACAATCTGAACCGGCGAATCCTGCGCGTCCCAGCGCCCTACCGCATCCCGCCGCAGAAAGTCATCAGACTGATACGGGAAACAGTGGCATCGATCCCCAACGTGGCCAGCGAGAGGACGCCGGTCGTTCGAATGGGCGACTTCGGAGACTCGAGCATCGTCTACGAGATTCTCTACTGGGTCAAAGACTACCTGTGGATTCACGATATCGATGCTGCGATAAGACAGCACATGTGGTACATCTATCGGCGCAACGATATCGAGATTCCTTTCCCCATTCGCCACGTTTTGCTCGAGCAGCAGGAACCGCTGGTCACGCCTCAAGAAGACGCTTACGACAAGGTCATCGGGTCGGTAGAAATCTTCGCGCCGCTCTCAGCCGAGGAGAAAGAGGCCGTAGCGCGGTCGGCCATCAAGGCCGTATATGCTCCCGGCGAGTTGATACTGCGGCGCGGCGCTCCGGGCGATTCAATGTTTGTCATCTATCGTGGCAACGTTGAAGTGCGGCTACCAAGCGGCGACGGTCACGCACAACAAGTGGCGGAGCTTAAGCCGGGAAACTTCTTTGGAGAAATGGCCCTGCTAACGGGTGAGCCGAGGAACGCAGATGTGATTGCGGTCAACGAAGTCGAGACTCTCGAGATCACCAAAGGGATTCTACAGCGGCTGCTGGACGACAACGCCGCGCTGGCCGAAGGGCTCAGCCTCATGATAGCGGAGCGTCAGACACGACTCGATGAGTACGCCCGCGCGGTGCCGGAACAGGAGAAGCACGTTCAGAGGAATGCCATTCTTCGGCGCATCCAGCGGTTCTTCGGCCTGAGCTAA
- a CDS encoding glucose-6-phosphate dehydrogenase assembly protein OpcA has translation MSTSTVPPSGSWIDVAALERELTALWQQASADEDQGVIRSSILNLLVYVPDTSVAAEIDDLLTGITASHPSRAVLMIADRGAAEARLEAQVTSRCTLPTGTSKQVCCEQVTITAAGDGRADLPSAVTPLLLSDLPVYLWWRAEPRILDKSLFRKLADISDRVIIDSALFNDPERDIASMAALLRDTPRWTAVSDLNWARLTAWRALLAGFYDVLDYRPLLDQFDQVDIEYAPPLADKSAIPPRAMLLGGWLVSRLRWTVQPDAAERSPDSTSFECSAEGRKIRVEFRHTQREIEPGHLALVTLRSKAEQSVVFTVRRSADGKRIETSMARGEEMRVQRVLSYEGLSESELVGKEIEILGHDRVYEQAVLAAGELIKALKE, from the coding sequence ATGAGCACTTCAACTGTACCGCCGTCTGGCTCCTGGATTGACGTCGCAGCGCTCGAGCGCGAGCTGACCGCGTTGTGGCAGCAGGCTTCCGCCGACGAAGATCAGGGCGTCATTCGCTCTTCGATTCTAAACCTGCTTGTCTACGTGCCGGACACCTCGGTCGCGGCTGAGATCGACGATCTGCTCACCGGCATAACCGCTTCGCATCCGAGCCGGGCTGTCTTGATGATTGCCGACCGTGGGGCTGCCGAGGCGAGGCTCGAAGCGCAGGTGACTTCACGGTGCACGTTGCCGACCGGCACATCAAAGCAGGTTTGTTGCGAACAGGTGACCATCACGGCCGCCGGTGACGGGAGGGCCGACCTGCCCAGCGCGGTCACCCCGTTGCTGCTCTCGGATTTGCCCGTATACCTCTGGTGGCGCGCCGAGCCGCGCATTCTGGACAAATCGCTGTTCCGAAAGCTGGCCGACATTTCAGATCGAGTGATCATCGACTCCGCATTGTTTAATGATCCGGAGCGTGACATCGCAAGCATGGCAGCATTGCTTCGCGATACGCCGCGGTGGACTGCGGTAAGCGACTTGAACTGGGCCCGGCTGACAGCATGGCGCGCGCTGCTCGCGGGGTTTTATGACGTGTTGGACTATCGCCCGTTGCTCGACCAGTTCGACCAGGTTGACATCGAATACGCGCCTCCGCTTGCTGACAAATCGGCGATCCCGCCAAGGGCTATGTTGCTCGGCGGGTGGCTTGTAAGCCGCCTGCGTTGGACGGTTCAGCCTGACGCCGCCGAGCGATCTCCGGACTCGACGAGTTTTGAGTGCTCGGCGGAGGGCCGAAAGATTCGGGTCGAGTTCAGGCACACGCAGCGCGAGATCGAACCGGGGCACCTCGCGCTGGTGACCTTGAGAAGCAAGGCGGAGCAGTCGGTAGTGTTCACCGTCAGGAGGAGCGCAGACGGCAAGCGCATCGAGACGTCGATGGCCCGGGGCGAAGAAATGCGCGTGCAGCGAGTGCTCAGCTATGAAGGTCTGAGCGAGAGCGAACTAGTCGGAAAAGAGATCGAGATCCTGGGTCACGACCGGGTGTACGAGCAGGCGGTGCTGGCGGCGGGAGAGCTGATCAAGGCATTGAAAGAGTAG
- the zwf gene encoding glucose-6-phosphate dehydrogenase codes for MSSTIDNPLREGVRLERTAEPCAVVIFGASGDLTKRKLVPALYRLTQERLLPAEFAIIGFARSPMSHEDFRAKMKDAIVTYSEAKRVDEAVWESFAKGIYYVSGDVNNPDAYRKIRELLDEVDRDRGTAGNRVFYLSTSPSLYAEAIQQLGAASLAKPQGKGWTRIIIEKPFGHDLTSAKELNVDAAKVFDEEQVYRIDHYLGKETVQNLMVFRFANGIFEPIWNRRYIDHVQVTNAEAIGVEGRGGYYDTAGVLRDMIQNHVFQVVSLVAMEPPINLGANAVRDEKIKAMQAVRPIPQDKVDEFAVRSQYVAGAVAGKPVPGYRDEKDVRPNSQTDTFAAVKLYFDNWRWADVPFYLRSGKRMPKRVTDIAIYFRKAPLQLFKSVQQEMEPNVLVIRVQPDEGITLRIGAKVPGQATRIRWVNMDFRYGASFGVASPEAYERLLLDCILGDSTLYARRDMTERGWEIVMPILEAWASSKEETPKYEAGTWGPSEADELIQRDGREWRRP; via the coding sequence ATGTCCAGCACAATCGATAATCCTTTGAGAGAGGGTGTGAGGCTCGAACGCACGGCTGAACCTTGCGCGGTAGTGATCTTCGGCGCTTCGGGCGATCTGACCAAGAGAAAGCTCGTACCCGCGCTTTACCGGCTAACCCAGGAACGGCTTTTACCTGCCGAGTTCGCCATCATTGGCTTCGCGCGCTCTCCGATGAGCCACGAGGATTTCCGCGCCAAAATGAAAGACGCGATCGTGACTTACTCCGAAGCCAAACGGGTCGACGAGGCGGTCTGGGAGAGCTTCGCGAAAGGCATCTACTACGTCTCGGGCGACGTCAACAATCCGGACGCGTATCGCAAGATCCGCGAGTTGCTCGATGAGGTGGATCGCGACCGGGGGACTGCCGGCAATCGGGTCTTCTACCTGTCTACATCGCCGTCCCTGTACGCCGAGGCTATTCAGCAACTGGGCGCCGCCAGCCTCGCCAAACCGCAGGGCAAAGGATGGACAAGGATCATCATCGAGAAACCGTTCGGTCACGACCTCACCAGCGCCAAAGAACTAAACGTGGACGCCGCCAAGGTTTTCGACGAAGAACAGGTCTATCGCATCGACCACTACCTTGGTAAAGAGACCGTGCAGAACCTGATGGTGTTTCGGTTTGCCAACGGCATCTTTGAGCCCATCTGGAACCGGCGCTATATCGACCACGTGCAGGTCACCAACGCCGAGGCGATCGGAGTCGAAGGCCGCGGTGGCTACTACGACACGGCCGGCGTGCTTCGCGACATGATTCAGAACCACGTTTTTCAGGTTGTCTCCCTGGTAGCAATGGAACCACCCATTAATCTGGGCGCCAATGCGGTGCGCGACGAGAAGATAAAAGCTATGCAAGCCGTCCGCCCGATTCCTCAGGATAAGGTCGACGAATTCGCCGTGCGCTCCCAGTACGTGGCCGGCGCGGTGGCGGGAAAGCCCGTGCCTGGCTATCGCGACGAGAAAGACGTGCGGCCCAATTCACAGACCGACACTTTTGCCGCTGTGAAACTGTATTTCGACAACTGGCGCTGGGCCGACGTGCCGTTCTATCTGCGCTCGGGCAAGCGCATGCCCAAGCGCGTCACCGACATTGCGATTTATTTCCGCAAAGCCCCGCTCCAGTTATTCAAGAGCGTGCAGCAAGAGATGGAGCCCAACGTGCTGGTCATAAGAGTTCAGCCCGATGAAGGCATCACGCTCAGAATTGGGGCAAAGGTCCCGGGACAGGCGACTCGCATTCGATGGGTGAACATGGATTTCAGGTATGGCGCTTCATTCGGCGTCGCGTCGCCTGAAGCATACGAGCGGCTTCTGCTCGATTGCATTCTTGGCGATTCGACTCTGTATGCGCGGCGCGACATGACCGAACGCGGATGGGAGATCGTGATGCCGATACTGGAGGCGTGGGCGAGCTCGAAAGAAGAGACTCCAAAATACGAAGCCGGCACGTGGGGTCCCTCCGAAGCCGACGAGTTGATCCAACGCGACGGCCGCGAGTGGAGAAGACCCTAA